Sequence from the Myxococcales bacterium genome:
TCAGCGTCGTCGGGTATCTCCCGCTCGTGGCGCTGGGCGCGCGAGGGCGCGATCTCATGTGGGCCGCGCTCATCCAGTCGGTCGTCAACGTCCTGTCTCACGCCAACGTTCCAGTCCGAAGTCGAGGCTTCTCGTGGCTCTTTGCGACGGCGGACTACCACCGGGTGCATCACTCGGCCGACGAGCTCGAGAGCCGCTCCAACTACGGCTGTCGCCTCCTCTTCTGGGACTGGGTCTTCGGCAGCCTCAAGGCGCCCCGGGAAGGCGTGCGCATCGGCGTCGAGCCCATCGGCGAGCGGGGCCTTCTGCACCAGATGTTCGCGCCGTTTACGCGTCGCCCGCTGTGAACCACCGGCAGGCGGAAGGACCGAAGGCTCGCCCCGATGGCGTTCGTGAGAATCGGGTCGCTTCCGCCAAGGACGAGATGCAGCGCGGGGGGTAGTCTTATGTTCCCATGACCGCGTCGGGCCTTACCCTTGGACGCTACCTCCTGTGTTCGCAGGTGGCGTCGGGGGGCATGGCGACGGTCCACCTTGGCCGCATGTTGGGTCCCGACGGCTTCGCCAGGGTCGTGGCCATCAAGCGACTGCATCCGCATCTCGCGCGCGAGCCGAACTTCGCTGCGATGTTTCTCGATGAAGCGCGCCTCGCAGCACGCATTCGCCACAGCAAGGTCGTCCCGATCTTGGATGTCGTGAGCGCCGCTGGCGAGGTGCTCATCGTGATGGAATACGTCCTCGGCCAGAGCTTCGCAGAGCTCTTGCGTGCGGCCGGTGCGCCCACGCCGCCGGACATCGCTGCGGCCATCGTGATCGACGCGCTCGAGGGACTGCACGCGGCGCACGAAGCGCGCGGAGACGACGGAGTGCCGCTCGGCCTCGTGCACCGCGACGTATCGCCGCAGAACGTCCTTGTCGGCGTCGATGGGGGCGCGCGCCTCGTCGACTTCGGCATCGCCAAAGCGCGCGGACGTTCGCAGGAGACGCGCGACGGTGAGCTCAAAGGCAAGGCGTCGTACATGCCTCCGGAGCAGGTCCGCGGCAGACCGTTGGATCGCCGCGCCGACGTCTACGCCGCAGGCGTCGTCTTGTGGGAGGCGTTGACGGGCCGGCGCCTTTTCACCGCCGACGAGCCGATGACGATCATGTTGCGCGTCTGCGAGGAGACGCCGCCGCCGCCGAGCCGCTTCGTGTCCGTGCCGCCGGAGGTCGATGCGCTGGTCATGCGCGCCCTCGCCAAGGGCGCAGACGAGCGGTACGGGTCGGCGCGCGAATTCGCCGATGCGATCGAGCGCACCATGGCGCCCGCGTCGCCGCGGACGGTGGCGCGTTGGGTCCAGTCGACGCTCGGTGAACGACTCGCCGCGCTTGAGGCGGCGATGGAGGCGGCCGCCCGGGCGACGCCAGGCCTCCCCCAACCACCGTCGACGCCGACCGCCCCGCCGACGGAAGACGTCGGTGCACGCCCCGAAGCGCGTCGCGTTCGGCGTCGCTGGATCGCCGGCGCCGCGGTTCTCTCGCTCATCGTGGGGACATCCATCGTCCTCCGGGGGCGCATGACCGCGGAGATTCCGCCGGCCGTTTCGACCCCCACCTTCGCGGCGTTCGCTCAAGCGAGCGCGCTGCCCTCTCCAAGCGTGCCGGTCCCCGCAGAGCCGTCCGCTTCAGTGGAAACGCCCTTCGTCGACCTGGAAAATGAACCCTCGGCCACACGGCGCTTGCGTACCCCTACCAAGACGCGAAACTGTGACCCTCCGTGGATTCTCGGCCCCGACGGCATCAAGACGCTGAAGCCCGACTGCCGCTGAGGCGGGCCGTCGGTGCGCTGTGTGGTTTGGCGGCATTCTGGGTCTCCAGCCTTTGCGCAGCCGGAGACAAGGAGCGCTGCGCGAGCGCGTATGAGAGCGCTCAACGGCTCCAGCGCCAGGGCTCGCTGCTCGAATCGCGGGAGGAGCTCGGCGTCTGCTTGCGGGAGTGTGCCGAGATCGTGCGCCCCGAATGCGCCCGCTGGCTCGCTGAAGTCGAAGAAGCGCTGCCGTCGATCGTGATCGCCGTGAAGCGCGCCGACGGCAGCGACGTGAAGCTGCCGCAAATCGCCGTCAACCAGCGGAGCGTCAGCGCAGA
This genomic interval carries:
- a CDS encoding serine/threonine protein kinase, translating into MTASGLTLGRYLLCSQVASGGMATVHLGRMLGPDGFARVVAIKRLHPHLAREPNFAAMFLDEARLAARIRHSKVVPILDVVSAAGEVLIVMEYVLGQSFAELLRAAGAPTPPDIAAAIVIDALEGLHAAHEARGDDGVPLGLVHRDVSPQNVLVGVDGGARLVDFGIAKARGRSQETRDGELKGKASYMPPEQVRGRPLDRRADVYAAGVVLWEALTGRRLFTADEPMTIMLRVCEETPPPPSRFVSVPPEVDALVMRALAKGADERYGSAREFADAIERTMAPASPRTVARWVQSTLGERLAALEAAMEAAARATPGLPQPPSTPTAPPTEDVGARPEARRVRRRWIAGAAVLSLIVGTSIVLRGRMTAEIPPAVSTPTFAAFAQASALPSPSVPVPAEPSASVETPFVDLENEPSATRRLRTPTKTRNCDPPWILGPDGIKTLKPDCR